The Quercus robur chromosome 7, dhQueRobu3.1, whole genome shotgun sequence genome has a segment encoding these proteins:
- the LOC126693266 gene encoding cytochrome P450 98A2: MALPLIPISLLIVIFLAYKLYQHLRFKLPPGPRPWPIVGNLYDIKPVRFRCFAEWAQAYGPIISVWFGSTLNVIVSNTELAKEVLKENDQQLADRHRSRSAAKFSRDGQDLIWADYGPHYVKVRKVCTLELFTPKRLESLRPIREDEVTAMVESIYKDCNNPENNSKGLLVKKYLGTVAFNNITRLAFGKRFVNAEGVVDEQGLEFKAIVSNGLKLGASLAMAEHIPWLRWMFPLEEEAFAKHGARRDKLTRAIMEEHTQARNKSGGVKQHFVDALLTLQEKYDLSEDTIIGLLWDMITAGMDTTAISVEWGMAELIKNPRVQQKAQEELDRVIGFERVMTEADFSNLPYLQCVAKEALRLHPPTPLMLPHRANANVKVGGYDIPKGSNVHVNVWAVARDPAMWKNPTEFRPERFLEEDVDMKGHDFRLLPFGAGRRVCPGAQLGINLVTSMLGHLLHHFVWTPPEGIKAEEIDLSENPGLVTYMRTPLQAIASPRLPSHLYKRVAADM; encoded by the exons ATGGCTCTCCCTCTAATACCCATCTCCCTTCTCATCGTCATCTTCCTTGCATACAAGCTCTACCAACACCTAAGATTCAAGCTCCCACCAGGCCCTCGTCCATGGCCAATCGTTGGAAACCTCTATGACATAAAACCAGTGAGGTTCCGATGCTTTGCAGAGTGGGCTCAAGCCTATGGTCCCATCATATCAGTCTGGTTCGGCTCAACTTTGAACGTGATCGTGTCCAACACAGAGTTGGCTAAGGAAGTTCTTAAAGAAAACGACCAACAACTTGCTGATAGACATAGAAGCAGGTCGGCTGCTAAGTTTAGCAGAGATGGCCAGGACCTTATATGGGCTGATTATGGTCCTCACTATGTCAAGGTTAGGAAAGTTTGCACCCTTGAGCTTTTCACACCAAAAAGGCTCGAGAGTCTTAGACCCATTAGAGAAGATGAGGTTACTGCCATGGTTGAATCCATCTATAAGGACTGCAACAATCCTG AGAATAATAGTAAGGGTTTGTTGGTAAAGAAGTATTTGGGTACTGTGGCATTCAACAACATTACAAGACTGGCATTTGGAAAGCGATTTGTGAATGCAGAGGGTGTAGTGGATGAGCAAGGATTGGAATTCAAGGCAATTGTGTCCAATGGATTGAAGCTTGGTGCATCTCTTGCAATGGCAGAGCACATTCCATGGCTTCGTTGGATGTTTCCACTAGAGGAAGAGGCATTCGCTAAGCATGGGGCAAGAAGGGACAAACTCACTAGAGCTATCATGGAAGAGCACACTCAAGCTCGCAACAAGAGTGGTGGTGTCAAGCAGCATTTTGTTGATGCATTGCTTACATTGCAAGAGAAATATGACCTTAGTGAAGACACCATTATTGGACTTCTTTGG GACATGATCACTGCAGGTATGGACACCACAGCAATCTCCGTAGAATGGGGAATGGCTGAGCTAATAAAGAACCCAAGGGTGCAACAAAAGGCCCAGGAGGAGCTAGACCGTGTGATTGGTTTTGAACGTGTCATGACCGAAGCCGATTTTTCTAATCTACCTTACTTACAATGTGTAGCCAAAGAAGCACTAAGGTTGCACCCTCCTACCCCACTGATGCTTCCTCACCGAGCCAATGCTAATGTTAAAGTTGGTGGCTATGACATCCCTAAGGGATCAAATGTTCACGTTAATGTTTGGGCTGTAGCACGCGATCCAGCAATGTGGAAGAACCCGACTGAGTTTCGTCCCGAGAGGTTCCTCGAAGAGGATGTTGACATGAAGGGTCATGACTTCCGGCTACTTCCATTTGGTGCAGGGCGACGAGTGTGCCCTGGTGCACAACTTGGTATCAATTTGGTCACGTCTATGCTTGGTCACTTGTTGCACCATTTTGTTTGGACACCACCCGAAGGGATTAAGGCGGAGGAGATTGACTTGTCTGAAAATCCTGGATTGGTCACTTACATGCGAACTCCATTACAAGCCATAGCCTCTCCAAGGTTGCCATCACACTTGTACAAACGTGTGGCAGCGGacatgtaa